From Apis cerana isolate GH-2021 linkage group LG10, AcerK_1.0, whole genome shotgun sequence, one genomic window encodes:
- the LOC107999544 gene encoding serine/threonine-protein kinase 3 isoform X1 yields the protein MSSKSELKKLSEESLTRQPEEVFDIICKLGEGSYGSVYKALHKESGQVLAIKQVPVDTDLQEIIKEISIMQQCDSPYVVKYYGSYFKNTDLWIVMEYCGAGSVSDIMRLRKKTLQEDEIATILSDTLKGLEYLHLRRKIHRDIKAGNILLNNEGHAKLADFGVAGQLTDTMAKRNTVIGTPFWMAPEVIQEIGYDCVADIWSLGITALEMAEGKPPYGDIHPMRAIFMIPTKPPPSFREPDQWSPEFIDFVSGCLVKNPEERATATELLNHEFIGNAKQPSILSQMIAEAHEIREKQSAHRAHVINNVAIKNQNQTEDSDEEDCSGTMKPLPEDTGTLVPSHDLPDTGTLVSAMLDLGTMVINSDTDTEATMKRHNTGSVESGKKYRPLFLDHFDKKEAPEIGKVRFIHGNGQILGVHNQDNENKLELRSPTESQRFQSHLQLQLNQISHPIQEQPHNNISKFQNVFTERDFDFINNHILQLKFLSYEELQQRMANLDAEMEREIDELRRRYQTKRQPILDAMDTKRKRQQNF from the exons ATGTCTTCGAAGAg tgaattaaaaaaattgtctgAAGAAAGTTTAACCAGGCAACCTGAAGaagtatttgatataatatgcaaattaGGAGAAgg atcttATGGATCGGTTTATAAAGCATTGCATAAAGAAAGTGGACAGGTGCTTGCCATTAAACAAGTACCTGTTGATACAGATttacaagaaattataaaagaaatttctattatgcAACAATGTGATTCTCCATatgttgttaaatattatggaAGCTACTTTAAAAATACTGATTTAtgg atCGTAATGGAATATTGTGGAGCTGGATCTGTTAGTGATATTATgaggttaagaaaaaaaactttacaaGAAGATGAAATAGCAACAATTCTCAGTGATACTTTAAAAGGTTTGGAATATCTTCATTTGAGAAGGAAAATACATAGAGATATTAAAGCAGGAAATATTTTACTCAATAATGAAGGACATGCAAAACTAGCTGATTTTGGAGTAGCAGGACAGTTAACT GATACAATGGCAAAACGTAACACAGTTATAGGAACTCCATTTTGGATGGCTCCAGAAGTAATACAAGAAATTGGATATGACTGTGTGGCAGATATATGGTCTCTTGGTATAACTGCTTTAGAAATGGCAGAAGGCAAGCCACCTTATGGTGATATACATCCAATGAGAGCAATATTTATGATTCCAACTAAACCACCACCTAGCTTTAGAGAACCTGATCAATGGAGTCctgaatttatagattttgtcAGTGGGTGCCTTGTTAAAAATCCAGAAGAAAGAGCTACAGCAACTGAGCTGTTGAATCATGAATTTAtag gTAATGCCAAGCAACCAAGTATTCTTAGTCAAATGATTGCAGAAGCTCATGAAATACGAGAAAAACAAAGCGCACATCGTGCCCATGTCATAAATAATGTGgcaatcaaaaatcaaaaccaAACAGAAGATtcg GATGAAGAAGATTGTAGTGGAACAATGAAACCACTGCCAGAAGACACGGGAACTTTAGTACCGAGTCATGATCTTCCAGATACGGGTACACTTGTTTCTGCAATGTTAGATTTGGGAACAATGGTTATTAATAGTGATACTGATACCGAAGCAACTATGAAAC GGCATAATACAGGGTCAGTAGAGTCCGGAAAAAAATACCGGCCATTATTTTTAgatcattttgataaaaaagaagcaCCTGAAATAGGAAAGGTAAGatttatacat GGTAATGGACAAATACTTGGAGTACACAATcaagataatgaaaataaactaGAATTACGAAGCCCCACGGAATCACAGAGGTTTCAAAGTCACTTACAATTACAGCTTAATCAGATTTCTCATCCTATACAAGAACAGCCTCATAATAACATATCCAAATTCCAAAATGTTTTTACAGAACGTGATTTCGACTTC ATAAACAACCATATCCTGCAGCTGAAGTTTCTCTCATACGAGGAATTACAGCAACGAATGGCTAATTTGGATGCAGAAATGGAGAGAGAAATAGATGAGTTGAGAAGAAGGTATCAAACGAAGAGACAACCGATTCTTGACGCTATGGATACCAAACGAAAACGTCAGCAGAACTTCTAA
- the LOC107999544 gene encoding serine/threonine-protein kinase 3 isoform X5, protein MSSKSELKKLSEESLTRQPEEVFDIICKLGEGSYGSVYKALHKESGQVLAIKQVPVDTDLQEIIKEISIMQQCDSPYVVKYYGSYFKNTDLWIVMEYCGAGSVSDIMRLRKKTLQEDEIATILSDTLKGLEYLHLRRKIHRDIKAGNILLNNEGHAKLADFGVAGQLTDTMAKRNTVIGTPFWMAPEVIQEIGYDCVADIWSLGITALEMAEGKPPYGDIHPMRAIFMIPTKPPPSFREPDQWSPEFIDFVSGCLVKNPEERATATELLNHEFIGNAKQPSILSQMIAEAHEIREKQSAHRAHVINNVAIKNQNQTEDSDEEDCSGTMKPLPEDTGTLVPSHDLPDTGTLVSAMLDLGTMVINSDTDTEATMKRHNTGSVESGKKYRPLFLDHFDKKEAPEIGKVRFIHGNGQILGVHNQDNENKLELRSPTESQRFQSHLQLQLNQISHPIQEQPHNNISKFQNVFTERDFDFAFFKKLEYR, encoded by the exons ATGTCTTCGAAGAg tgaattaaaaaaattgtctgAAGAAAGTTTAACCAGGCAACCTGAAGaagtatttgatataatatgcaaattaGGAGAAgg atcttATGGATCGGTTTATAAAGCATTGCATAAAGAAAGTGGACAGGTGCTTGCCATTAAACAAGTACCTGTTGATACAGATttacaagaaattataaaagaaatttctattatgcAACAATGTGATTCTCCATatgttgttaaatattatggaAGCTACTTTAAAAATACTGATTTAtgg atCGTAATGGAATATTGTGGAGCTGGATCTGTTAGTGATATTATgaggttaagaaaaaaaactttacaaGAAGATGAAATAGCAACAATTCTCAGTGATACTTTAAAAGGTTTGGAATATCTTCATTTGAGAAGGAAAATACATAGAGATATTAAAGCAGGAAATATTTTACTCAATAATGAAGGACATGCAAAACTAGCTGATTTTGGAGTAGCAGGACAGTTAACT GATACAATGGCAAAACGTAACACAGTTATAGGAACTCCATTTTGGATGGCTCCAGAAGTAATACAAGAAATTGGATATGACTGTGTGGCAGATATATGGTCTCTTGGTATAACTGCTTTAGAAATGGCAGAAGGCAAGCCACCTTATGGTGATATACATCCAATGAGAGCAATATTTATGATTCCAACTAAACCACCACCTAGCTTTAGAGAACCTGATCAATGGAGTCctgaatttatagattttgtcAGTGGGTGCCTTGTTAAAAATCCAGAAGAAAGAGCTACAGCAACTGAGCTGTTGAATCATGAATTTAtag gTAATGCCAAGCAACCAAGTATTCTTAGTCAAATGATTGCAGAAGCTCATGAAATACGAGAAAAACAAAGCGCACATCGTGCCCATGTCATAAATAATGTGgcaatcaaaaatcaaaaccaAACAGAAGATtcg GATGAAGAAGATTGTAGTGGAACAATGAAACCACTGCCAGAAGACACGGGAACTTTAGTACCGAGTCATGATCTTCCAGATACGGGTACACTTGTTTCTGCAATGTTAGATTTGGGAACAATGGTTATTAATAGTGATACTGATACCGAAGCAACTATGAAAC GGCATAATACAGGGTCAGTAGAGTCCGGAAAAAAATACCGGCCATTATTTTTAgatcattttgataaaaaagaagcaCCTGAAATAGGAAAGGTAAGatttatacat GGTAATGGACAAATACTTGGAGTACACAATcaagataatgaaaataaactaGAATTACGAAGCCCCACGGAATCACAGAGGTTTCAAAGTCACTTACAATTACAGCTTAATCAGATTTCTCATCCTATACAAGAACAGCCTCATAATAACATATCCAAATTCCAAAATGTTTTTACAGAACGTGATTTCGACTTC gcattttttaaaaaacttgaatATAGATAA
- the LOC107999544 gene encoding serine/threonine-protein kinase 3 isoform X3 translates to MSSKSELKKLSEESLTRQPEEVFDIICKLGEGSYGSVYKALHKESGQVLAIKQVPVDTDLQEIIKEISIMQQCDSPYVVKYYGSYFKNTDLWIVMEYCGAGSVSDIMRLRKKTLQEDEIATILSDTLKGLEYLHLRRKIHRDIKAGNILLNNEGHAKLADFGVAGQLTDTMAKRNTVIGTPFWMAPEVIQEIGYDCVADIWSLGITALEMAEGKPPYGDIHPMRAIFMIPTKPPPSFREPDQWSPEFIDFVSGCLVKNPEERATATELLNHEFIGNAKQPSILSQMIAEAHEIREKQSAHRAHVINNVAIKNQNQTEDSDEEDCSGTMKPLPEDTGTLVPSHDLPDTGTLVSAMLDLGTMVINSDTDTEATMKRHNTGSVESGKKYRPLFLDHFDKKEAPEIGKVRFIHGNGQILGVHNQDNENKLELRSPTESQRFQSHLQLQLNQISHPIQEQPHNNISKFQNVFTERDFDFLKFLSYEELQQRMANLDAEMEREIDELRRRYQTKRQPILDAMDTKRKRQQNF, encoded by the exons ATGTCTTCGAAGAg tgaattaaaaaaattgtctgAAGAAAGTTTAACCAGGCAACCTGAAGaagtatttgatataatatgcaaattaGGAGAAgg atcttATGGATCGGTTTATAAAGCATTGCATAAAGAAAGTGGACAGGTGCTTGCCATTAAACAAGTACCTGTTGATACAGATttacaagaaattataaaagaaatttctattatgcAACAATGTGATTCTCCATatgttgttaaatattatggaAGCTACTTTAAAAATACTGATTTAtgg atCGTAATGGAATATTGTGGAGCTGGATCTGTTAGTGATATTATgaggttaagaaaaaaaactttacaaGAAGATGAAATAGCAACAATTCTCAGTGATACTTTAAAAGGTTTGGAATATCTTCATTTGAGAAGGAAAATACATAGAGATATTAAAGCAGGAAATATTTTACTCAATAATGAAGGACATGCAAAACTAGCTGATTTTGGAGTAGCAGGACAGTTAACT GATACAATGGCAAAACGTAACACAGTTATAGGAACTCCATTTTGGATGGCTCCAGAAGTAATACAAGAAATTGGATATGACTGTGTGGCAGATATATGGTCTCTTGGTATAACTGCTTTAGAAATGGCAGAAGGCAAGCCACCTTATGGTGATATACATCCAATGAGAGCAATATTTATGATTCCAACTAAACCACCACCTAGCTTTAGAGAACCTGATCAATGGAGTCctgaatttatagattttgtcAGTGGGTGCCTTGTTAAAAATCCAGAAGAAAGAGCTACAGCAACTGAGCTGTTGAATCATGAATTTAtag gTAATGCCAAGCAACCAAGTATTCTTAGTCAAATGATTGCAGAAGCTCATGAAATACGAGAAAAACAAAGCGCACATCGTGCCCATGTCATAAATAATGTGgcaatcaaaaatcaaaaccaAACAGAAGATtcg GATGAAGAAGATTGTAGTGGAACAATGAAACCACTGCCAGAAGACACGGGAACTTTAGTACCGAGTCATGATCTTCCAGATACGGGTACACTTGTTTCTGCAATGTTAGATTTGGGAACAATGGTTATTAATAGTGATACTGATACCGAAGCAACTATGAAAC GGCATAATACAGGGTCAGTAGAGTCCGGAAAAAAATACCGGCCATTATTTTTAgatcattttgataaaaaagaagcaCCTGAAATAGGAAAGGTAAGatttatacat GGTAATGGACAAATACTTGGAGTACACAATcaagataatgaaaataaactaGAATTACGAAGCCCCACGGAATCACAGAGGTTTCAAAGTCACTTACAATTACAGCTTAATCAGATTTCTCATCCTATACAAGAACAGCCTCATAATAACATATCCAAATTCCAAAATGTTTTTACAGAACGTGATTTCGACTTC CTGAAGTTTCTCTCATACGAGGAATTACAGCAACGAATGGCTAATTTGGATGCAGAAATGGAGAGAGAAATAGATGAGTTGAGAAGAAGGTATCAAACGAAGAGACAACCGATTCTTGACGCTATGGATACCAAACGAAAACGTCAGCAGAACTTCTAA
- the LOC107999544 gene encoding serine/threonine-protein kinase 3 isoform X2, which yields MSSKSELKKLSEESLTRQPEEVFDIICKLGEGSYGSVYKALHKESGQVLAIKQVPVDTDLQEIIKEISIMQQCDSPYVVKYYGSYFKNTDLWIVMEYCGAGSVSDIMRLRKKTLQEDEIATILSDTLKGLEYLHLRRKIHRDIKAGNILLNNEGHAKLADFGVAGQLTDTMAKRNTVIGTPFWMAPEVIQEIGYDCVADIWSLGITALEMAEGKPPYGDIHPMRAIFMIPTKPPPSFREPDQWSPEFIDFVSGCLVKNPEERATATELLNHEFIGNAKQPSILSQMIAEAHEIREKQSAHRAHVINNVAIKNQNQTEDSDEEDCSGTMKPLPEDTGTLVPSHDLPDTGTLVSAMLDLGTMVINSDTDTEATMKRHNTGSVESGKKYRPLFLDHFDKKEAPEIGKGNGQILGVHNQDNENKLELRSPTESQRFQSHLQLQLNQISHPIQEQPHNNISKFQNVFTERDFDFINNHILQLKFLSYEELQQRMANLDAEMEREIDELRRRYQTKRQPILDAMDTKRKRQQNF from the exons ATGTCTTCGAAGAg tgaattaaaaaaattgtctgAAGAAAGTTTAACCAGGCAACCTGAAGaagtatttgatataatatgcaaattaGGAGAAgg atcttATGGATCGGTTTATAAAGCATTGCATAAAGAAAGTGGACAGGTGCTTGCCATTAAACAAGTACCTGTTGATACAGATttacaagaaattataaaagaaatttctattatgcAACAATGTGATTCTCCATatgttgttaaatattatggaAGCTACTTTAAAAATACTGATTTAtgg atCGTAATGGAATATTGTGGAGCTGGATCTGTTAGTGATATTATgaggttaagaaaaaaaactttacaaGAAGATGAAATAGCAACAATTCTCAGTGATACTTTAAAAGGTTTGGAATATCTTCATTTGAGAAGGAAAATACATAGAGATATTAAAGCAGGAAATATTTTACTCAATAATGAAGGACATGCAAAACTAGCTGATTTTGGAGTAGCAGGACAGTTAACT GATACAATGGCAAAACGTAACACAGTTATAGGAACTCCATTTTGGATGGCTCCAGAAGTAATACAAGAAATTGGATATGACTGTGTGGCAGATATATGGTCTCTTGGTATAACTGCTTTAGAAATGGCAGAAGGCAAGCCACCTTATGGTGATATACATCCAATGAGAGCAATATTTATGATTCCAACTAAACCACCACCTAGCTTTAGAGAACCTGATCAATGGAGTCctgaatttatagattttgtcAGTGGGTGCCTTGTTAAAAATCCAGAAGAAAGAGCTACAGCAACTGAGCTGTTGAATCATGAATTTAtag gTAATGCCAAGCAACCAAGTATTCTTAGTCAAATGATTGCAGAAGCTCATGAAATACGAGAAAAACAAAGCGCACATCGTGCCCATGTCATAAATAATGTGgcaatcaaaaatcaaaaccaAACAGAAGATtcg GATGAAGAAGATTGTAGTGGAACAATGAAACCACTGCCAGAAGACACGGGAACTTTAGTACCGAGTCATGATCTTCCAGATACGGGTACACTTGTTTCTGCAATGTTAGATTTGGGAACAATGGTTATTAATAGTGATACTGATACCGAAGCAACTATGAAAC GGCATAATACAGGGTCAGTAGAGTCCGGAAAAAAATACCGGCCATTATTTTTAgatcattttgataaaaaagaagcaCCTGAAATAGGAAAG GGTAATGGACAAATACTTGGAGTACACAATcaagataatgaaaataaactaGAATTACGAAGCCCCACGGAATCACAGAGGTTTCAAAGTCACTTACAATTACAGCTTAATCAGATTTCTCATCCTATACAAGAACAGCCTCATAATAACATATCCAAATTCCAAAATGTTTTTACAGAACGTGATTTCGACTTC ATAAACAACCATATCCTGCAGCTGAAGTTTCTCTCATACGAGGAATTACAGCAACGAATGGCTAATTTGGATGCAGAAATGGAGAGAGAAATAGATGAGTTGAGAAGAAGGTATCAAACGAAGAGACAACCGATTCTTGACGCTATGGATACCAAACGAAAACGTCAGCAGAACTTCTAA
- the LOC107999544 gene encoding serine/threonine-protein kinase 3 isoform X4, protein MSSKSELKKLSEESLTRQPEEVFDIICKLGEGSYGSVYKALHKESGQVLAIKQVPVDTDLQEIIKEISIMQQCDSPYVVKYYGSYFKNTDLWIVMEYCGAGSVSDIMRLRKKTLQEDEIATILSDTLKGLEYLHLRRKIHRDIKAGNILLNNEGHAKLADFGVAGQLTDTMAKRNTVIGTPFWMAPEVIQEIGYDCVADIWSLGITALEMAEGKPPYGDIHPMRAIFMIPTKPPPSFREPDQWSPEFIDFVSGCLVKNPEERATATELLNHEFIGNAKQPSILSQMIAEAHEIREKQSAHRAHVINNVAIKNQNQTEDSDEEDCSGTMKPLPEDTGTLVPSHDLPDTGTLVSAMLDLGTMVINSDTDTEATMKRHNTGSVESGKKYRPLFLDHFDKKEAPEIGKGNGQILGVHNQDNENKLELRSPTESQRFQSHLQLQLNQISHPIQEQPHNNISKFQNVFTERDFDFLKFLSYEELQQRMANLDAEMEREIDELRRRYQTKRQPILDAMDTKRKRQQNF, encoded by the exons ATGTCTTCGAAGAg tgaattaaaaaaattgtctgAAGAAAGTTTAACCAGGCAACCTGAAGaagtatttgatataatatgcaaattaGGAGAAgg atcttATGGATCGGTTTATAAAGCATTGCATAAAGAAAGTGGACAGGTGCTTGCCATTAAACAAGTACCTGTTGATACAGATttacaagaaattataaaagaaatttctattatgcAACAATGTGATTCTCCATatgttgttaaatattatggaAGCTACTTTAAAAATACTGATTTAtgg atCGTAATGGAATATTGTGGAGCTGGATCTGTTAGTGATATTATgaggttaagaaaaaaaactttacaaGAAGATGAAATAGCAACAATTCTCAGTGATACTTTAAAAGGTTTGGAATATCTTCATTTGAGAAGGAAAATACATAGAGATATTAAAGCAGGAAATATTTTACTCAATAATGAAGGACATGCAAAACTAGCTGATTTTGGAGTAGCAGGACAGTTAACT GATACAATGGCAAAACGTAACACAGTTATAGGAACTCCATTTTGGATGGCTCCAGAAGTAATACAAGAAATTGGATATGACTGTGTGGCAGATATATGGTCTCTTGGTATAACTGCTTTAGAAATGGCAGAAGGCAAGCCACCTTATGGTGATATACATCCAATGAGAGCAATATTTATGATTCCAACTAAACCACCACCTAGCTTTAGAGAACCTGATCAATGGAGTCctgaatttatagattttgtcAGTGGGTGCCTTGTTAAAAATCCAGAAGAAAGAGCTACAGCAACTGAGCTGTTGAATCATGAATTTAtag gTAATGCCAAGCAACCAAGTATTCTTAGTCAAATGATTGCAGAAGCTCATGAAATACGAGAAAAACAAAGCGCACATCGTGCCCATGTCATAAATAATGTGgcaatcaaaaatcaaaaccaAACAGAAGATtcg GATGAAGAAGATTGTAGTGGAACAATGAAACCACTGCCAGAAGACACGGGAACTTTAGTACCGAGTCATGATCTTCCAGATACGGGTACACTTGTTTCTGCAATGTTAGATTTGGGAACAATGGTTATTAATAGTGATACTGATACCGAAGCAACTATGAAAC GGCATAATACAGGGTCAGTAGAGTCCGGAAAAAAATACCGGCCATTATTTTTAgatcattttgataaaaaagaagcaCCTGAAATAGGAAAG GGTAATGGACAAATACTTGGAGTACACAATcaagataatgaaaataaactaGAATTACGAAGCCCCACGGAATCACAGAGGTTTCAAAGTCACTTACAATTACAGCTTAATCAGATTTCTCATCCTATACAAGAACAGCCTCATAATAACATATCCAAATTCCAAAATGTTTTTACAGAACGTGATTTCGACTTC CTGAAGTTTCTCTCATACGAGGAATTACAGCAACGAATGGCTAATTTGGATGCAGAAATGGAGAGAGAAATAGATGAGTTGAGAAGAAGGTATCAAACGAAGAGACAACCGATTCTTGACGCTATGGATACCAAACGAAAACGTCAGCAGAACTTCTAA
- the LOC107999546 gene encoding sorting nexin-17 isoform X2: MLNGFLLNAQQETIGGPSNNEVMDIFLMNGCKRTINVSTRDHSGEVLKKVYKQLKLSEQYYSYFVLFIVAQDEANSIHLLRKLQDFESPFITIKHLHIIGSRIVLGKNYWDIGYDLKLMNDEVATNLLYIQAIAEIQWGWIHITDELKNQLNILQKQGKEKEYLDIVRSSKYYGYIQFAPCFSDYPQPNSRVLIAIGRNELNLRILFNEEQHEKVFKVSRMRCWRITTLQNGSERGGEESDDFSLELSFEYLIAKNQLQWITVISEQAILMSVCLQAMIDELLSKTINSSNKIQEVSQKSWTYVMRDGQSITVGSSSKESEDSKKNYYFKQPSKSEPIMKKLVDRLSIVKIKRSSDVKNNISDKVQGKQTLEYDIKENNAFRMIGDDDL; the protein is encoded by the exons ATGCTAaatggatttttattaaatgctcAACAAGAAACCATAGGAGGACCATCTAACAATGAAGTTATGGACATTTTTCTTATGAATGGTTGCAAAAGAACAATAAATGTTTCTACAAGGGATCATTCAGGTGAAGTTTTAAAG aAAGTATACAAGCAACTTAAGCTATCtgaacaatattattcttattttgtattatttattgttgctCAAGATGAAGCAAATAGCATTCATT taTTACGAAAACTACAAGATTTTGAATCTccttttataacaattaaacatCTACATATTATAGGAAGTAGAATTGtacttggaaaaaattattgggaTATAGGATATgatcttaaattaatgaatgatgAAGTggcaacaaatttattatatattcaagcaATTGCAGAAATTCAATGGGGATGGATTCATATTacagatgaattaaaaaatcaacttaatattttacaaaaacaaggaaaagaaaaagaa tatttagaTATAGTGCGTAGTTCAAAATATTATGGATATATTCAATTTGCTCCATGTTTTTCTGATTATCCTCAACCAAATTCAAGAGTATTAATTGCTATAGgtagaaatgaattaaatttgcgcatattatttaatgaagagCAACacgaaaaagtatttaaagtcTCACGAATGCGTTGTTGGCGAATAACTACAttacaaaat ggATCTGAAAGAGGAGGTGAAGAAAGTGATGATTTTAGTTTAGAGttatcttttgaatatttaattgctaaaaatcaattacagTGGATTACAGTTATATCGGAACAAGCTATTTTAATGTCTGTATGTTTGCAAGCTATGattgatgaattattatcaaagactattaatagtagtaataagATTCag gagGTATCACAAAAATCTTGGACATATGTTATGAGAGATGGACAAAGTATTACAGTAGGATCAAGTTCTAAAGAATCTGAAGATAGTAAGAAG aattattattttaaacaacctTCTAAATCAGAACCAATTATGAAGAAACTTGTAGATAGACTatcaatagtaaaaataaaacgatctagtgatgtgaaaaataatataagtgatAAGGTTCAAGGAAAACAAACATTGGAATATGATATCAAGGAAAATAATGCATTTCGCATGATCGGTGATgatgatttatga
- the LOC107999546 gene encoding sorting nexin-17 isoform X1: MHFSIPDTQEFIDAAGNTYVGYNIHINGLFHCTVRYKQLYSLHEQLTRDLDISLPLFPPKKFFPLTTNQQEERRLSLEKYIQTIGQNPIVNNSGMLNGFLLNAQQETIGGPSNNEVMDIFLMNGCKRTINVSTRDHSGEVLKKVYKQLKLSEQYYSYFVLFIVAQDEANSIHLLRKLQDFESPFITIKHLHIIGSRIVLGKNYWDIGYDLKLMNDEVATNLLYIQAIAEIQWGWIHITDELKNQLNILQKQGKEKEYLDIVRSSKYYGYIQFAPCFSDYPQPNSRVLIAIGRNELNLRILFNEEQHEKVFKVSRMRCWRITTLQNGSERGGEESDDFSLELSFEYLIAKNQLQWITVISEQAILMSVCLQAMIDELLSKTINSSNKIQEVSQKSWTYVMRDGQSITVGSSSKESEDSKKNYYFKQPSKSEPIMKKLVDRLSIVKIKRSSDVKNNISDKVQGKQTLEYDIKENNAFRMIGDDDL; the protein is encoded by the exons atgcatttttctaTACCAGATACACAAGAATTTATTGATGCAGCTGGTAATACATATGTT GGTTATAACATTCATATAAATGGATTATTTCATTGTACTGTgagatataaacaattatatagtcTTCATGAACAATTAACAAGAGATTTGGATATATCTCTTCCATTATTTCcacctaaaaaattttttcccttaACAACAAATCAACAAGAAGAACGTCGTCTTTCTTTGGAAAAGTATATTCAAACAATTGGACAAAAtccaattgttaataattcagGAATGCTAaatggatttttattaaatgctcAACAAGAAACCATAGGAGGACCATCTAACAATGAAGTTATGGACATTTTTCTTATGAATGGTTGCAAAAGAACAATAAATGTTTCTACAAGGGATCATTCAGGTGAAGTTTTAAAG aAAGTATACAAGCAACTTAAGCTATCtgaacaatattattcttattttgtattatttattgttgctCAAGATGAAGCAAATAGCATTCATT taTTACGAAAACTACAAGATTTTGAATCTccttttataacaattaaacatCTACATATTATAGGAAGTAGAATTGtacttggaaaaaattattgggaTATAGGATATgatcttaaattaatgaatgatgAAGTggcaacaaatttattatatattcaagcaATTGCAGAAATTCAATGGGGATGGATTCATATTacagatgaattaaaaaatcaacttaatattttacaaaaacaaggaaaagaaaaagaa tatttagaTATAGTGCGTAGTTCAAAATATTATGGATATATTCAATTTGCTCCATGTTTTTCTGATTATCCTCAACCAAATTCAAGAGTATTAATTGCTATAGgtagaaatgaattaaatttgcgcatattatttaatgaagagCAACacgaaaaagtatttaaagtcTCACGAATGCGTTGTTGGCGAATAACTACAttacaaaat ggATCTGAAAGAGGAGGTGAAGAAAGTGATGATTTTAGTTTAGAGttatcttttgaatatttaattgctaaaaatcaattacagTGGATTACAGTTATATCGGAACAAGCTATTTTAATGTCTGTATGTTTGCAAGCTATGattgatgaattattatcaaagactattaatagtagtaataagATTCag gagGTATCACAAAAATCTTGGACATATGTTATGAGAGATGGACAAAGTATTACAGTAGGATCAAGTTCTAAAGAATCTGAAGATAGTAAGAAG aattattattttaaacaacctTCTAAATCAGAACCAATTATGAAGAAACTTGTAGATAGACTatcaatagtaaaaataaaacgatctagtgatgtgaaaaataatataagtgatAAGGTTCAAGGAAAACAAACATTGGAATATGATATCAAGGAAAATAATGCATTTCGCATGATCGGTGATgatgatttatga